The following coding sequences are from one Lepisosteus oculatus isolate fLepOcu1 chromosome 19, fLepOcu1.hap2, whole genome shotgun sequence window:
- the arhgdig gene encoding rho GDP-dissociation inhibitor 3 isoform X2 yields MLGLDVCGLGGQVLELLWLTVCYRDIMADKEAEKHIADEEEETELNYQPPAQKSLQEIQELDKDDESLNKYKQALLGSGPVVADPTVPNVEVTRLTLVCGQAPGPITMDLTGDLEALKKQNFVLKEGVDYRVKIHFKVNRDIVSGLKYVHHTYRKGLRVDKAVYMVGSYGPRTEEHEYMTPVEEAPKGMLVRGTYHIKSYFTDDDKTDHLSWEWNLNIKKEWDE; encoded by the exons ATGCTGGGCTTGGACGTGTGTGGGCTTGGGGGCCAGGTTCTGGAGCTCCTGTGGCTCACCGTCTGCTACAGAG ACATCATGGCTGACAAAGAGGCAGAGAAGCACATTGcggacgaggaagaggagaccgAGCTGAATTACCAGCCTCCGGCGCAGAAGTCCCTGCAGGAGATCCAGGAGCTGGACAAGGATGACGAGAGCCTGAACAAGTACAAGCAGGCGCTGCTGGGGTCCGGCCCAGTGGTGGCAG ACCCCACTGTGCCCAACGTTGAGGTCACAAGGCTGACGCTGGTCTGTGGTCAGGCTCCGGGACCCATCACGATGGACCTGACAG GTGACCTGGAGGCTCTGAAGAAGCAGAACTTTGTGTTGAAAGAAGGGGTCGACTACCGAGTGAAAATCCACTTCAAG GTCAACAGAGATATTGTGTCTGGGCTGAAGTATGTGCACCATACCTACAGGAAAGGGCTGAGAG TTGACAAGGCTGTGTACATGGTGGGGAGCTACGGGCCGCGCACCGAGGAGCACGAGTACATGACCCCTGTGGAGGAGGCGCCCAAGGGCATGCTGGTCCGCGGCACCTATCACATCAAATCCTACTTCACAGACGACGACAAGACGGACCACCTGTCCTGGGAGTGGAACCTGAACATCAAGAAGGAGTGGGACGAATAG
- the arhgdig gene encoding rho GDP-dissociation inhibitor 3 isoform X1: MADKEAEKHIADEEEETELNYQPPAQKSLQEIQELDKDDESLNKYKQALLGSGPVVADPTVPNVEVTRLTLVCGQAPGPITMDLTGDLEALKKQNFVLKEGVDYRVKIHFKVNRDIVSGLKYVHHTYRKGLRVDKAVYMVGSYGPRTEEHEYMTPVEEAPKGMLVRGTYHIKSYFTDDDKTDHLSWEWNLNIKKEWDE; the protein is encoded by the exons ATGGCTGACAAAGAGGCAGAGAAGCACATTGcggacgaggaagaggagaccgAGCTGAATTACCAGCCTCCGGCGCAGAAGTCCCTGCAGGAGATCCAGGAGCTGGACAAGGATGACGAGAGCCTGAACAAGTACAAGCAGGCGCTGCTGGGGTCCGGCCCAGTGGTGGCAG ACCCCACTGTGCCCAACGTTGAGGTCACAAGGCTGACGCTGGTCTGTGGTCAGGCTCCGGGACCCATCACGATGGACCTGACAG GTGACCTGGAGGCTCTGAAGAAGCAGAACTTTGTGTTGAAAGAAGGGGTCGACTACCGAGTGAAAATCCACTTCAAG GTCAACAGAGATATTGTGTCTGGGCTGAAGTATGTGCACCATACCTACAGGAAAGGGCTGAGAG TTGACAAGGCTGTGTACATGGTGGGGAGCTACGGGCCGCGCACCGAGGAGCACGAGTACATGACCCCTGTGGAGGAGGCGCCCAAGGGCATGCTGGTCCGCGGCACCTATCACATCAAATCCTACTTCACAGACGACGACAAGACGGACCACCTGTCCTGGGAGTGGAACCTGAACATCAAGAAGGAGTGGGACGAATAG